The Clupea harengus chromosome 22, Ch_v2.0.2, whole genome shotgun sequence genomic sequence AGTGGTATTCATGTTTGCAGGAGAGCAGCGAGAAATAACCCATGTTTTCCATAAACATTTTCGCGGAAGGAGGCAGGAATAAGAATGGAAAATCCATCCCCCTTAAATGTCCACCTGTAGGATTTTGTGGGCGGGACAAAACATGAAAGATGCAGGCGGGAGTGGGACAGGATCTTGGAAGCCAGACTGAAAAATTCACCTCACTCAGGCCTCTATGTGtcagtcctgtgtgtatgtgtgcacagagTTGGCAGACTTGATTTCAGTATGTCAGGATGAGCAATACGCTTGCCAGAAACGTATAGGCTACACActggcgtacacacacacaaacacacacgtacacacacacacacacacacacacacacacatgatgatgaAAGCAGATTACCACATCGCCACAGACAACAGTGTTTATAAATATTCTTATTGTGAAAGTAAATGTTAGGATTCTCACAAGATGTTAGTTCTCTCTCTGGCCACAAagtgtgctcatgtgtgccGGCATCGCCGTGTGTTTTTGCCAATCGCCCCGAGGCCAAGTTTGTGCACCAAAGTAGTAGCTTTTTATTGAAGAGGACAGAGGAAGCACAATAAGCCGAACGGTGAGGAACAGATAGACACGACACGTTCTCTTCTCACGCTTGGGAGCCACATGCCATTAGACGAAAAGCCTCAGCAGATGCACGGCCCAATGAAAAACAGACCCATAGGAGTTTCAGCTCGGGGCCCAGAGTCTCTTGTTCTTttcagcgtttttttttttgtttgcctcATGCTGCAGAGACCATTCTGTCCTGGTGAAAGAGCAGAATGTACAGAATCTTAtgcctctgtgtgggtgtggttccgtgaatgtgggtgtgtctaGGGGGCTGGGCTGGGTCGAGCCCTGCTGTGcctatgcatgcatgtgagagagagagagagagagagaggcagtgtgtgttgtgtgtgaatgagagagacagggagagaaagagggagataatgTGCGCATGTATAGAATAGGAGCTGTGGCAAAGCCCATTGTGTGTTTGCAATGATgcattgtctgtttgtttgtttgtggttgttGACGGTCTTGTTGTTGGTCTTGAATGCAGATCTTTCCCTGGTGCGTTTCATCAGCGCTGAGCTGACGAGGGGCTACTTTCTGGAACACAATGAGGCCAAATACACGGAACGCAGGGAGAGGGTCTACACCTGTCTGCGCATCCCCAAAGAGTTGGAAAAGGTAAACCCCAACGACCCTCTGCATTACAAACCAGCACAGAGCTTTTGTGTGCATTACTGGCCAGCCTAGGCCAACATCCACATAGATCAAAGCTTGTAAGGAGACATGGATAACAGACTCGGATTTAGCTTTGATTGTAGTCATTATTTGGaatgtcaaatgtcaaaacATACAGGAAACTGGAATGAAAATGTAATTAGCTAGtaactatgtattattaatgaccAATAAACAAATGGCCTGCTATAGGGTAGTGAGTGGCCACCAATAGAAATCCAGGCCGAGCTCACTGTGTTTACAATGGCCAAGTCCAAGCCTAATTCAGATTGTGTTAACTGCTTGCAGTTTCATGTGCATGAATCAGATTTTGCCTGTCCACTCAATGTAGCAGTCTGTCGTTTATTCAAAGCCCACGCAATTCCAGGGTAGCACAATTTACTTTCAATGTGTGATTAGTCACCTTTGCATCAACACCTCCCAATCAAAGGCCCTATCCGACTCCTCTGGttcattttgttattttaaacATGTCTTTTATAGGCGTATTATATAAAGATATAATATGACACAACAGTCACAACTCCTATGCCTTCTCTGTGCAgtgcagttttcttttttagtaATGGCAGATAATTACACCATCCAATCAGACATCAGAAATTTGATAGAAGTGAGTCCTGTGACTAAAACAAAATCCATTGGTGTTCTCATATGCACTCATATGcactagagggagacagagacaaacaaatcACATCATAAAGAAGTGAGCAAGCACGTGAAGTTTCTTTCAACTGAGTTTGCCATACCTAGAAAGAAACCACTTGGGTGGTGGTATGGTTCGTTAAATTATTGCAAAGTCTTTATGGTGCAGCCCAACAAAATATGAGTAGATTCTCTCTAGACAATCGATAACCATTACTGATGAATAGCAGAAATGTGACCTAGATGGGTGTCTAGATCGTCACAAGCAAAGGCTCATATATCACTATGATCTAGCCAGTCAGGTGAGAGCCTGAGTCGTGCATATTTCCTTCGAGGAATGCTCATCCTGACAGCCTTCTGAAGAGCAGCCAAGGGGTggagctgtaaaaaaaaaaaaaaaaaaacaccctcccCCGCCACACAACTTCCAGGCCCCACACATACTCCATTTCCCCTAAGGCGAGTCCACAAAGAGCTCTGTCGCTGGGAACACAGGCCAGGGACTGGGCCCTGTAGGAATGTGTCCGCTCTCTCTGCTCAGAGTCTTTCCAAAGGTAATGGATGAGTAGGAGTTACGATGCAAACCCATGACATCGTTACGAGCaacgcgatattctaaatcccatgcatttcaacgggagccaatccattgtgacgtagaccaccgttttggggcGACGCGACCGGTAAAAGctggaaaaagttgaatcctatgcaaatgaggagcgatttttcccggcagcggccaatcagattgctaactagctcactagtccagtctgttatgctatttccacacgctacaacacgcccactcaaagcgatggaagcgtatcgcgtcgctgtcatgggtttgcaccgtaagagTGGGTGAGGTTGAGGACACAGAGGGCTGAGGGCTAGTTTTAAAAGGGCTGGGAGTAAGCCCAAAGCACACCATGCTACTTTGAGTTGTGTGTGGAATTTGACCTGCTTGCGTGAAAATACTTTTCACGTCCTCTCAAGTCGTCGAATAAACTCGATTCTTTAGATTTCATTGGGGGAAATTCTCGCTATGCAGCTTTACACCTGAAAGAGACTCTCCGAACCATTCATATTTAACCTTTtattatctctgtctctgtctctctttctattcctccctcccccctccctctctcgccctccttcccccctccctccctctctctccctgtgcagCTGATGACGTTTGGCTTCTTCCTGTGTCTGGATGCGTTCCTGTACGTCTTCACTCTGCTGCCTCTCAGAGTGCTGCTGGCCCTCATCAGGCTGCTTACACTGCCCTGCTGTGGACTCGGGtgagcacatgtgcacacacccccaccccacacacacacacacacacacacacacacacacacacacacacacacacacacacacacacacacacacagtacaagaCTACAGTACAAGACTACAGTACAAGACATCCACTACATGCAGCAAAGAAGTCCAGAAATCCACTACACGCAGCGAAGTGTTACCCTGATGCACACCACGGTTCCATTGATTTGTCTATGCTGATACTATAGTGTAAGGCATATGACCCTCTAACACCAAAGTACTCTTCATCAAACTGTgcttctatctctacctctgctgtgctctgacATCTCACTAAGTTCTGTTTTGGCCCTGATAGACTTAGCCCCAGTAATTGGGTTtcactgtctgtatgtgtgtgtgtctctctctgcagggcTAATATATGCCCCTACTGCAGAAAGAGCAGGTACTGTACACATGCACAGGAGCTGTTCTGCCAGCGAGCGCTTTCTATTAATTACCGAAGGTTCACCCTcggcacacacaccaatccGCTGAGAATTGGCTGCCATCACCTGAACCTCTCGCATTCACAGTCATACATGTTATGCAGGCAACAGTGCTGCTTGGCTCGCAGAAGCTTCATACTAACATGTAGGACGATTAGATAGGAAGCTACTTTAGggatacacaagcacactactACACAGGCATATCCAgtctacactcactcactcactcactcactcactcactcactcacactcacttactcactcactcactcactcactcacactcacttacactcactcactcactcactcacacactctctcacactcactcactctcacattcacactctcacattcaaactctcactctcactcacgtagtatttctctctcattctcaccccaactcatcacacactcctttacactctttcacacacacacacacacaccaaactgagCTGTCAAGTAGATAAGGCTGGAATTGGAGAGAAGGGTTTGCTCGTTCGCTCGGTCACTCACAGCACTGCATTGGTGCTCCCGTTACAGGGTCTCTGCACGTGCTGTGGTTGCCACTCCACAGGTCTGCGGGGATTCCCTGTGGGGCACACCACTGCAAATAGGTATGGTGCTGGCTGCCCAGCATTCATGTGTGGTGTTCTGTTTGGCACTTTGGGATACGGACACgatgctgtcagtttaacaagCTGTTCTGTGTAACGTAGGTTTCTGCAGCGTCTGGCAACTTCTGCAGATATCTCCTGCAGGCATGCCTGCAGTGCCTGAACCAcatatgtatttaaaaaaaaaaaaaatcaaaccacTGACCAGTAGATGCCGCTGTTGTCCTCATATATGGTGTTCTGATACACAGTCTGCGGAAGGTCACCCAGGTGGCAGAAAACACTACAGCTGATCCCAGCTCAGCAATTTGATTTCCGCTCAGGTGACAGATTGGCGGCTAAGCTCTTAGCGCAGTCgcgtgagagagtatgtgatgGAAGGGCGCGCGAGTGTGTATGATATTAATAAGTCCTTTCTGAGGTTCTTGCTGTCTGTTGTAAAGGAACAACAAGCCCCTAGGCGAAGCTACAAGGACTAAAAAAAATAAGGGAATTCACACACTGTACCAAAACAACACTCAAAACTTACACTTATGCTAATGAGTGCTTGGTGTGTTGGGAAGAGGTGGTGTCGGTGAGTAATCAAACTATAATAGAATTAGCACACCGGTGAACCTATTTACGTGATTCCTGATGGCTGCTTCCCACTGAAAGGCATGGTGCATGGTGTACAGACTACTCAGGCTGACATTCACTGTACACGCAGTAAACATACTAGTCTGGTAGCTCACTAACAGATTGGTATTGTGTCCTTATCATTTTGATGTGCAGTCGGCTCTGAAATTAGCATGAGTGTAACTAGGTTAAAAACAAGAATATAGCTATAAATACAAAAGGAGAGTCAGCATATCTGAAACGAATCTGtactttcctgtgtgtgtctgtgtgtgtgtgtgtatgtgtgtgtgtgtgtttctgtgtgcatttgtttgtgtgcgtgcgtacagTGGGTCCCGCATCCTGCAGCCTGCCCAGGTGTGTGACGTGCTGAAGGGCTTCATCATGGTGCTGTGCTACTCCATGATGCACTATGTGGACTACTCCATGATGTACCACATGATTCGGGGCCAGTCCGTCATCAAACTCTACATCATCTACAACATGCTGGAGGTACAGTCCTGTTTTAAACAAGTGTGATCTGTGCACTTGGAAATGCATTTAGGTTACAGAGTGACCGAATCTGTCACAAATATCACACGCTCCATTTTTGAGTGTCGGGCAGGGCCAGTCAAAAGGTAGAAATAGCGACACCAGGTGGCGGTATTGGGAACAGCACACATATGTGTTCAACGTGGTCAATAGCTGAGAAGTATATCTCTATCTGGGGACAATCCTTCTTGGGAGGGATGTCAGAGATGGTATTTCATCTCTTGTGATACtacctctctttcactttctttctctctttctctctctcaggttgcAGACCGCCTGTTCTCATCCTTTGGCCAGGACATCCTGGATGCCCTTTACTGGACAGCCACAGAGcccaaggagaagaagagagcacATATTGGCGTCATCCCTCACTTTCTGATGGCtgtgctctatgtgtgtatcCTTTTCTGACTGATAACCCTTGCACTGAATATTCTGTAAAAGTTACTAAAGAACTGGATTTTTAGAAAGACcataatgatttattttgtacTCTGCCTCTCATTTTGTATAGACATGGCATATAGGGTCACACTTGACGAAGGCAGCAGGGTCTAGATATGAAGCATGTGATGTAATGTTGTAACAGCATGGGTGTAAGCAGATTGCAGGTCCAGTGTgagcagctggtgtgtgtaaaatCTAGTTTTTTTTCCTGAGCGCGTGTCCTCAGTCCTGCATGCCATCCTCATCATGGTGCAGGCCACCACCCTCAACGTGGCCTTCAATTCCCACAACAAGTCCCTACTCACCATCATGATGTCCAACAacgtgagtacacacacacacacgcacacggaaaCCTATTCATGAGACACACTcccacaattacacacacataattttcACTCTTTCAAACCGCTGTTTCACACGGCGTATCAGAGTGGTACATTTAGCAAAGttgatggaggaggtgctgcATTCTTTGCTCTTGATGCTTGATATacgttttttaaatgtgtaatttgACTGGTGACTCCAGCACGTTACAGCCTTTAGCCTGAGTATAGCTCAATGTTGTTCTTGAGCTGACAGCCCCCAGTAGCATTGGATGTCAATACAGACCACAGAAAACTTCTGGCAAACTGTCTTCTTGAAAAATctcattacatttaaatgacaaTCTCTCATGGATGTGTTTTGACATGTttgctgttctgtgttctgtgttctgtgtctcggtgtgtgtttgtgtgtgtgtgtgtgtgtgtgtgtgtgtgtttgtagtttgtgGAGATTAAAGGGAGTGTGTTCAAGAAATTTGAGAAGAACAACCTGTTTCAGATGTCAAACAGCGGTGAGTCACTCTCGCACTCgcacttgcaaacacacacacacacacacacgcgcatgcatgcatgtagtctatctctctgactctttctctctcccctgctcttcacacatagactctttctctcacacacacacacacacacacacacacacacacacacacacacacacgccaaacagAGCTGTCAAGTAGAGAATCTACACACTTAGTTCTTTTGATATGGAAATGAGGCTTCAGCAGTACAATAGAAGCTCCACTAATAGATGCTCccctgtatttatttattcatttgtcaTGTGTAGGCTCATTAATTTATTCACAAAAATAATTATCTGTTGAACCTAGGAAAATAGGCCACAGACACTGAATATGTGTGAATGCAGACTTAAAGACTTTTATTTCCGACTTGCTCTGTTCAGTGAATGACATAAGAATCATCATGAAATCACGAATGACCCATGACCCTTACAGGCTATACTGATCTCTCATTCAGGAGTCTTGCTTGATAATTGCACAACTGGAGATACATTCCATGCTGATAGATAAAGTGGGGTGACATTTTTCTCTTGTAGATATCAAGGAGAGATTTACCAACTATGTCCTGTTGTTGATCGTGTGTCTAAGGAACATGGAGCAGTTCTCCTGGAACCCAGGTGATTGTCGTGTTTCTGATTTAACATGCGATTGACAAATCAAACAGCTGAgatgctgactgactgactttcTGGGATTGTTTACTGTTCCAGTATTGTTAGATGTTTCCCATAATAATTATTCTCCATTGTTAATTGACTTTACAGACTTCATGCGTCTGTGTTGTTTTATAATGATTTTGCTCGCTGCAGATCACCTGTGGGTACTGTTCCCTGACGTGGTTATGGTCATCGCTTCAGAGATGGCTGTGGACGTGGTCAAACATGCTTTCATCACCAAGTTCAATGACATCACAGCTGACGTGAGTTCCCTGGGGACCCAGACATTTACAGTCACGCAGCTGCTAGAGCACTCACTGAAGACACAtgaatctatctatctatctatctctctctctctctctctcgctctctctctctctctctctctctctctagcagcGGCTAAAGCACTCACTGAAGAGACATgaatctctctatctatctatctctctctctctctctctctctctctctctctctagcagcGGCTAAAGCACTCACTGAAGAGACATgaatctctctatctatctatctatctctctctctctctctctctctctctctctctctagcagcGGCTAAAGCACTGAAAAGACATGaaccagtctctctctttttctctctctctctctcgttctctctctttagcaGTGGCTAGAGCACTCACTGAAGATACATGAATGTGTCGGATGGTGGGGATGCCTTAGGGATGGGAAAcacacctttctttctttctttttctctctctctctctcattctctctctttagcgAATCTGACTCTTGCAGGGCACAGGAAGCAATAAAAGAAGCTTCCAGTCATTATTGTAAATTATGTCAATCCTGTAAAaccacaaaatcacacactcacccacgctCTCACTCCATCAACtaactcactttctctctttccctcactcactctctctctcgcacatacacacacagacactcctctGCCTTTATGTAagcacaccaaaacaaaaacagccctCGCCTTGAAAGAGCAGCTTGACCAATGAAAACAGGTTATCCCTCAGGGGCTGCCTGCAAATGTCTTCCCAGTCGTCATGTTGTCTAGAATGTCCAGGGCTGCTCCACTGACCTAAATCTGCCTGTAGGGCAGCGGCGGGAGGATTTTGGATTCCGcttaacccccaaccccccaccacactccttctcactcacacaggtgTACTCAAACACAGCATCTGTCCCCACTGCAGTAATGGCAACCCCCAGACACTGTTGGGCGGCTTGGCTGCTTAAACAGGTCTCCAGGTCTTGCGTTACTGCCCCAAAGCCACAGATGACCGCTCACGTCTCGGGTGCCGGGACAAAGAGCACTGTTCGTCCAGTTCCCCTTTGAGTGGCCGAGAAGCACGGAGTATCCTCAGGGCACTCACTGAAACCCCATGAAGCATAGTTCACAGGGCCTAATGGTAGAGCACACTGTGAAAGCCTACACTATGTGCACTTGTGAACGcacgcccgcacgcacgcacacacacacacacacacacacacacacaccgcacacacacacaaacagatacacactcaccttTACAGAGAGACGGTTGGGAGCAGGGTGTAGagtagg encodes the following:
- the tapt1b gene encoding transmembrane anterior posterior transformation protein 1 homolog is translated as MADSVAAGVGEEKETENEDKEREKRSSNNTNKTETSGVPSEGTETLGFYERNANKQDKGRNLSDLSLVRFISAELTRGYFLEHNEAKYTERRERVYTCLRIPKELEKLMTFGFFLCLDAFLYVFTLLPLRVLLALIRLLTLPCCGLGGSRILQPAQVCDVLKGFIMVLCYSMMHYVDYSMMYHMIRGQSVIKLYIIYNMLEVADRLFSSFGQDILDALYWTATEPKEKKRAHIGVIPHFLMAVLYVFLHAILIMVQATTLNVAFNSHNKSLLTIMMSNNFVEIKGSVFKKFEKNNLFQMSNSDIKERFTNYVLLLIVCLRNMEQFSWNPDHLWVLFPDVVMVIASEMAVDVVKHAFITKFNDITADVYSEYRASLAFDLVSSRQKNAYTDYSDSVSRRMGFIPLPLALLLIRVVTSSVKIQGSLSYVCVLLFYLGMITLKVLNSIVLLGKSCLYVKEANMEEKLFQTPPSAAPSRATSRTSSRAHRAKYTSSPPGDPTDEEVCTSEITTQPVHQDECPAPHLPSSKSDQFLTTPDDTEEKDIGQEGMELKHRAPKKDLLEIDRFTICGNRID